A window of Strigops habroptila isolate Jane chromosome 5, bStrHab1.2.pri, whole genome shotgun sequence contains these coding sequences:
- the SHLD2 gene encoding shieldin complex subunit 2 isoform X1, whose product MFTVVPIAQTTLFKVKLTQQSKMSKRPQIHIFVGAPSIPSPPEVSEQSRSAHAAEKWRELHCLFDTHGLFSERVKGADHLVFQAETAVPTNNDSSQQSEQGRLMVAKEYLTSLEPVTVTCTSTPKKSESCIYSDCQISTVRCTDANVNQAADQHLPQKFAELARQDKISHGCCSNLTERKGGHLEVNSSDISDLVASTKQISIHLRSMGQGVQSDCRSEHLSQYLDMFFPQNQESKPKGEPSDCPDFAVSTDTEFRSIMTSSQMAVFAQDRNEMQKRVIKLLETEVGKKTDERRYDHFQLDSDVGTCLNVAENEYKEECTSSPELFISEGDGKNICLEAAKQEGSAQENTEEFQELNVPAEELVNGIHIEPLSSGILCSQVDSSHKSSSKRAHKCEDSFRNFHSSFKRQLKSKRVKLNSCPAGPGMRVDQERMTEFKKLQKKLTPLKSCCCKNQKYNVLVTIIHPCHIKEIQVKTRPKSSCKVPVATVVVIDQSEIERKVVLWRGAAFWSLTVFPGDIVLLTDIIMYENLWCGEVMMQSTFTSQLLNLGNCSALNPEEFYPIVGCGVLRGLLAYIASEFPHFKDIPRRQVQRLDSIQYMQLDQLQPNTVVHSILKIINIAILTESVYSYRGGIQRKIILTVEQNRDQHYRMVLWGAGAAWYPQLQRKKDHIWDFKYLLVQHSSVSGDFELHTTPWSSCECLFDDDKRAIEFKEKFQKSKTSLMQVTKLSAHLEEKCSGVIQVKAHILELKFTVSTGQYKQLIFRADTSLECVLASLPMITYSGCAKCGLELQADENMIYKQCIRCLPYNKVKTFYRPALMTVEDGGYEIYVHVVSELMEKIFLNIPADWLKRLVVPSSDITYGTVIADLCHLLLADTEASYLLEIRSHFVLDENSYPLQKDFHLLNFHPDL is encoded by the exons ATGTTTACTGTTGTGCCTATTGCACAAACCACATTGTTTAAAGTCAAACTTACACAGCAATCCAAAATGTCAAAAAGACCTCAAATTCATATCTTTGTGGGAGCACCCAGTATTCCAAGCCCGCCGGAAGTGTCAGAACAAAGTAGATCAGCACATGCTGCTGAAAAATGGAGAGAACTCCATTGTTTGTTTGATACACATGgtcttttttctgaaagagttAAAGGTGCTGACCACTTAGTGTTTCAGGCAGAAACAGCAGTTCCTACAAACAATGACAGCTCTCAGCAGTCTGAACAGGGGAGATTAATGGTAGCAAAAGAATATTTGACATCTCTTGAACCTGTGACAGTAACTTGTACCAGCACACCTAAAAAGAGCGAAAGTTGCATTTATTCTGATTGTCAGATATCTACAGTTAGATGCACAGATGCAAATGTCAATCAGGCTGCAGATCAACACCTTCCACAAAAATTTGCAGAATTAGCTAGACAAGATAAAATATCACATGGCTGTTGTTCAAAcctcactgaaagaaaaggtggTCATTTAGAAGTTAACAGCTCTGACATTTCCGATTTGGTTGCCAGTACTAAGCAGATCAGCATACATCTAAGGTCTATGGGACAAGGTGTTCAGTCAGATTGTAGAAGTGAACACCTAAGCCAATATTTGGATATGttcttcccccaaaatcaaGAGTCAAAACCAAAAGGAGAACCAAGTGATTGTCCAGACTTTGCAGTGTCGACAGATACTGAATTTCGTAGTATAATGACTTCAAGTCAGATGGCTGTTTTTGCACAGGATCGGAATGAGATGCAGAAGCGAGTCATAAAACTACTGGAAACGGAAGTAGGcaaaaaaacagatgaaaggcGGTATGATCACTTCCAACTTGATTCTGATGTTGGAACATGTCTCAATGTAGCTGAAAatgaatataaggaagaatgTACAAGTTCCCCTgaacttttcatttctgaggGTGATGGGAAAAACATTTGCTTGGAAGCTGCAAAACAAGAAGGAAGTGCTCAGGAAAATACAGAGGAGTTTCAAGAACTTAATGTTCCTGCTGAGGAACTTGTAAATGGAATCCATATTGAACCATTGAGCTCAGGAATATTGTGCTCTCAAGTAGACAGTTCTCATAAGAGTTCTTCTAAAAGAGCCCACAAGTGTGAAGATTCCTTTCGTAATTTTCACTCATCATTtaaaagacagctgaaatctaAGAGAGTAAAACTTAATTCTTGTCCAGCTGGTCCTGGGATGAGAGTGGATCAAGAGAGGATGACGGAGTTCaagaaacttcaaaagaaattaacacCACTTAAGAGTTGCTGCTGCAAAAATCAAAAGTACAATGTTTTGGTCACAATTATACATCCTTGCCATATCAAAGAAATACAGGTGAAGACTAGACCAAAATCTTCATGTAAAGTTCCTGTAGCAACAGTTGTAGTTATTGACCAGTCAGAAATTGAGAGAAAGGTGGTGCTGTGGCGTGGTGCTGCATTTTGGTCACTCACTGTGTTTCCTGGGGATATTGTACTGCTTACAG atatAATAATGTATGAGAATCTTTGGTGCGGAGAAGTCATGATGCAGTCTACATTTACCAGTCAGTTACTGAATCTGGGGAACTGCTCAGCCCTCAATCCAGAAGAAT tTTATCCCATAGTAGGTTGTGGTGTTCTCCGTGGCTTACTGGCATACATAGCATCAGAATTTCCACACTTCAAAGACATTCCACGAAGACAAGTTCAGAGGCTGGATAGTATTCAGTATATGCAGCTGGACCAGCTCCAGCCAAATACAGTGGTTCACTCAATCTTGAAAATTATCAACATTGCCATATTAACAG AATCAGTGTATAGCTACAGAGGTGGCatccaaagaaaaattattctaacAGTAGAACAGAACAGAGATCAACACTATAGGAtggtgctgtggggagcaggggctgcctggTACCCTcaacttcaaaggaaaaaag atcACATATGGGACTTTAAATACCTTCTGGTGCAACATAGTTCTGTCTCAGGTGATTTTGAACTGCACACAACTCCATGGTCATCGTGTGAGTGCTTGTTTGATGATGACAAAAGGGCAattgaatttaaagaaaagtttcagaaaagcaaaacatccCTCATGCAGGTGACGAAGCTCTCAGCACATTTGGAGGAGAAGTGCTCAG GAGTGATTCAAGTGAAAGCCCATATCTTAGAACTGAAGTTTACTGTTTCAACTGGTCAGTACAAGCAGCTCATCTTTCGTGCTGACACTTCACTGGAGTGTGTTTTGGCTTCTCTGCCTATGATTACATATTCAGGTTGTGCTAAATGTGGTTTGGAACTACAGGCAGATGAGAACATGATCTACAAGCAATGTATTAGATGTTTGCCATACAACAAAGTAAAAACTTTCTACAg ACCTGCTTTGATGACAGTAGAAGATGGAGGATATGAAATCTATGTTCATGTGGTGTCTGAGCTGATGGAAAAAATCTTCCTCAATATTCCTGCAGACTGGCTGAAGAGATTAGTAG TGCCCTCCTCAGATATAACCTATGGCACAGTAATAGCAGATCTGTGTCATTTGCTGCTAGCAGATACAGAAGCATCCTATTTGTTGGAAATTAGGAGCCATTTTGTGCTAGATGAAAACAGCTATCCTTTGCAAAAGGATTTCCATCTGCTAAATTTTCATCCTGATCTTTGA
- the SHLD2 gene encoding shieldin complex subunit 2 isoform X2, which produces MFTVVPIAQTTLFKVKLTQQSKMSKRPQIHIFVGAPSIPSPPEVSEQSRSAHAAEKWRELHCLFDTHGLFSERVKGADHLVFQAETAVPTNNDSSQQSEQGRLMVAKEYLTSLEPVTVTCTSTPKKSESCIYSDCQISTVRCTDANVNQAADQHLPQKFAELARQDKISHGCCSNLTERKGGHLEVNSSDISDLVASTKQISIHLRSMGQGVQSDCRSEHLSQYLDMFFPQNQESKPKGEPSDCPDFAVSTDTEFRSIMTSSQMAVFAQDRNEMQKRVIKLLETEVGKKTDERRYDHFQLDSDVGTCLNVAENEYKEECTSSPELFISEGDGKNICLEAAKQEGSAQENTEEFQELNVPAEELVNGIHIEPLSSGILCSQVDSSHKSSSKRAHKCEDSFRNFHSSFKRQLKSKRVKLNSCPAGPGMRVDQERMTEFKKLQKKLTPLKSCCCKNQKYNVLVTIIHPCHIKEIQVKTRPKSSCKVPVATVVVIDQSEIERKVVLWRGAAFWSLTVFPGDIVLLTDIIMYENLWCGEVMMQSTFTSQLLNLGNCSALNPEELGCGVLRGLLAYIASEFPHFKDIPRRQVQRLDSIQYMQLDQLQPNTVVHSILKIINIAILTESVYSYRGGIQRKIILTVEQNRDQHYRMVLWGAGAAWYPQLQRKKDHIWDFKYLLVQHSSVSGDFELHTTPWSSCECLFDDDKRAIEFKEKFQKSKTSLMQVTKLSAHLEEKCSGVIQVKAHILELKFTVSTGQYKQLIFRADTSLECVLASLPMITYSGCAKCGLELQADENMIYKQCIRCLPYNKVKTFYRPALMTVEDGGYEIYVHVVSELMEKIFLNIPADWLKRLVVPSSDITYGTVIADLCHLLLADTEASYLLEIRSHFVLDENSYPLQKDFHLLNFHPDL; this is translated from the exons ATGTTTACTGTTGTGCCTATTGCACAAACCACATTGTTTAAAGTCAAACTTACACAGCAATCCAAAATGTCAAAAAGACCTCAAATTCATATCTTTGTGGGAGCACCCAGTATTCCAAGCCCGCCGGAAGTGTCAGAACAAAGTAGATCAGCACATGCTGCTGAAAAATGGAGAGAACTCCATTGTTTGTTTGATACACATGgtcttttttctgaaagagttAAAGGTGCTGACCACTTAGTGTTTCAGGCAGAAACAGCAGTTCCTACAAACAATGACAGCTCTCAGCAGTCTGAACAGGGGAGATTAATGGTAGCAAAAGAATATTTGACATCTCTTGAACCTGTGACAGTAACTTGTACCAGCACACCTAAAAAGAGCGAAAGTTGCATTTATTCTGATTGTCAGATATCTACAGTTAGATGCACAGATGCAAATGTCAATCAGGCTGCAGATCAACACCTTCCACAAAAATTTGCAGAATTAGCTAGACAAGATAAAATATCACATGGCTGTTGTTCAAAcctcactgaaagaaaaggtggTCATTTAGAAGTTAACAGCTCTGACATTTCCGATTTGGTTGCCAGTACTAAGCAGATCAGCATACATCTAAGGTCTATGGGACAAGGTGTTCAGTCAGATTGTAGAAGTGAACACCTAAGCCAATATTTGGATATGttcttcccccaaaatcaaGAGTCAAAACCAAAAGGAGAACCAAGTGATTGTCCAGACTTTGCAGTGTCGACAGATACTGAATTTCGTAGTATAATGACTTCAAGTCAGATGGCTGTTTTTGCACAGGATCGGAATGAGATGCAGAAGCGAGTCATAAAACTACTGGAAACGGAAGTAGGcaaaaaaacagatgaaaggcGGTATGATCACTTCCAACTTGATTCTGATGTTGGAACATGTCTCAATGTAGCTGAAAatgaatataaggaagaatgTACAAGTTCCCCTgaacttttcatttctgaggGTGATGGGAAAAACATTTGCTTGGAAGCTGCAAAACAAGAAGGAAGTGCTCAGGAAAATACAGAGGAGTTTCAAGAACTTAATGTTCCTGCTGAGGAACTTGTAAATGGAATCCATATTGAACCATTGAGCTCAGGAATATTGTGCTCTCAAGTAGACAGTTCTCATAAGAGTTCTTCTAAAAGAGCCCACAAGTGTGAAGATTCCTTTCGTAATTTTCACTCATCATTtaaaagacagctgaaatctaAGAGAGTAAAACTTAATTCTTGTCCAGCTGGTCCTGGGATGAGAGTGGATCAAGAGAGGATGACGGAGTTCaagaaacttcaaaagaaattaacacCACTTAAGAGTTGCTGCTGCAAAAATCAAAAGTACAATGTTTTGGTCACAATTATACATCCTTGCCATATCAAAGAAATACAGGTGAAGACTAGACCAAAATCTTCATGTAAAGTTCCTGTAGCAACAGTTGTAGTTATTGACCAGTCAGAAATTGAGAGAAAGGTGGTGCTGTGGCGTGGTGCTGCATTTTGGTCACTCACTGTGTTTCCTGGGGATATTGTACTGCTTACAG atatAATAATGTATGAGAATCTTTGGTGCGGAGAAGTCATGATGCAGTCTACATTTACCAGTCAGTTACTGAATCTGGGGAACTGCTCAGCCCTCAATCCAGAAGAAT TAGGTTGTGGTGTTCTCCGTGGCTTACTGGCATACATAGCATCAGAATTTCCACACTTCAAAGACATTCCACGAAGACAAGTTCAGAGGCTGGATAGTATTCAGTATATGCAGCTGGACCAGCTCCAGCCAAATACAGTGGTTCACTCAATCTTGAAAATTATCAACATTGCCATATTAACAG AATCAGTGTATAGCTACAGAGGTGGCatccaaagaaaaattattctaacAGTAGAACAGAACAGAGATCAACACTATAGGAtggtgctgtggggagcaggggctgcctggTACCCTcaacttcaaaggaaaaaag atcACATATGGGACTTTAAATACCTTCTGGTGCAACATAGTTCTGTCTCAGGTGATTTTGAACTGCACACAACTCCATGGTCATCGTGTGAGTGCTTGTTTGATGATGACAAAAGGGCAattgaatttaaagaaaagtttcagaaaagcaaaacatccCTCATGCAGGTGACGAAGCTCTCAGCACATTTGGAGGAGAAGTGCTCAG GAGTGATTCAAGTGAAAGCCCATATCTTAGAACTGAAGTTTACTGTTTCAACTGGTCAGTACAAGCAGCTCATCTTTCGTGCTGACACTTCACTGGAGTGTGTTTTGGCTTCTCTGCCTATGATTACATATTCAGGTTGTGCTAAATGTGGTTTGGAACTACAGGCAGATGAGAACATGATCTACAAGCAATGTATTAGATGTTTGCCATACAACAAAGTAAAAACTTTCTACAg ACCTGCTTTGATGACAGTAGAAGATGGAGGATATGAAATCTATGTTCATGTGGTGTCTGAGCTGATGGAAAAAATCTTCCTCAATATTCCTGCAGACTGGCTGAAGAGATTAGTAG TGCCCTCCTCAGATATAACCTATGGCACAGTAATAGCAGATCTGTGTCATTTGCTGCTAGCAGATACAGAAGCATCCTATTTGTTGGAAATTAGGAGCCATTTTGTGCTAGATGAAAACAGCTATCCTTTGCAAAAGGATTTCCATCTGCTAAATTTTCATCCTGATCTTTGA
- the SHLD2 gene encoding shieldin complex subunit 2 isoform X3, giving the protein MFTVVPIAQTTLFKVKLTQQSKMSKRPQIHIFVGAPSIPSPPEVSEQSRSAHAAEKWRELHCLFDTHGLFSERVKGADHLVFQAETAVPTNNDSSQQSEQGRLMVAKEYLTSLEPVTVTCTSTPKKSESCIYSDCQISTVRCTDANVNQAADQHLPQKFAELARQDKISHGCCSNLTERKGGHLEVNSSDISDLVASTKQISIHLRSMGQGVQSDCRSEHLSQYLDMFFPQNQESKPKGEPSDCPDFAVSTDTEFRSIMTSSQMAVFAQDRNEMQKRVIKLLETEVGKKTDERRYDHFQLDSDVGTCLNVAENEYKEECTSSPELFISEGDGKNICLEAAKQEGSAQENTEEFQELNVPAEELVNGIHIEPLSSGILCSQVDSSHKSSSKRAHKCEDSFRNFHSSFKRQLKSKRVKLNSCPAGPGMRVDQERMTEFKKLQKKLTPLKSCCCKNQKYNVLVTIIHPCHIKEIQVKTRPKSSCKVPVATVVVIDQSEIERKVVLWRGAAFWSLTVFPGDIVLLTDIIMYENLWCGEVMMQSTFTSQLLNLGNCSALNPEEFYPIVGCGVLRGLLAYIASEFPHFKDIPRRQVQRLDSIQYMQLDQLQPNTVVHSILKIINIAILTDHIWDFKYLLVQHSSVSGDFELHTTPWSSCECLFDDDKRAIEFKEKFQKSKTSLMQVTKLSAHLEEKCSGVIQVKAHILELKFTVSTGQYKQLIFRADTSLECVLASLPMITYSGCAKCGLELQADENMIYKQCIRCLPYNKVKTFYRPALMTVEDGGYEIYVHVVSELMEKIFLNIPADWLKRLVVPSSDITYGTVIADLCHLLLADTEASYLLEIRSHFVLDENSYPLQKDFHLLNFHPDL; this is encoded by the exons ATGTTTACTGTTGTGCCTATTGCACAAACCACATTGTTTAAAGTCAAACTTACACAGCAATCCAAAATGTCAAAAAGACCTCAAATTCATATCTTTGTGGGAGCACCCAGTATTCCAAGCCCGCCGGAAGTGTCAGAACAAAGTAGATCAGCACATGCTGCTGAAAAATGGAGAGAACTCCATTGTTTGTTTGATACACATGgtcttttttctgaaagagttAAAGGTGCTGACCACTTAGTGTTTCAGGCAGAAACAGCAGTTCCTACAAACAATGACAGCTCTCAGCAGTCTGAACAGGGGAGATTAATGGTAGCAAAAGAATATTTGACATCTCTTGAACCTGTGACAGTAACTTGTACCAGCACACCTAAAAAGAGCGAAAGTTGCATTTATTCTGATTGTCAGATATCTACAGTTAGATGCACAGATGCAAATGTCAATCAGGCTGCAGATCAACACCTTCCACAAAAATTTGCAGAATTAGCTAGACAAGATAAAATATCACATGGCTGTTGTTCAAAcctcactgaaagaaaaggtggTCATTTAGAAGTTAACAGCTCTGACATTTCCGATTTGGTTGCCAGTACTAAGCAGATCAGCATACATCTAAGGTCTATGGGACAAGGTGTTCAGTCAGATTGTAGAAGTGAACACCTAAGCCAATATTTGGATATGttcttcccccaaaatcaaGAGTCAAAACCAAAAGGAGAACCAAGTGATTGTCCAGACTTTGCAGTGTCGACAGATACTGAATTTCGTAGTATAATGACTTCAAGTCAGATGGCTGTTTTTGCACAGGATCGGAATGAGATGCAGAAGCGAGTCATAAAACTACTGGAAACGGAAGTAGGcaaaaaaacagatgaaaggcGGTATGATCACTTCCAACTTGATTCTGATGTTGGAACATGTCTCAATGTAGCTGAAAatgaatataaggaagaatgTACAAGTTCCCCTgaacttttcatttctgaggGTGATGGGAAAAACATTTGCTTGGAAGCTGCAAAACAAGAAGGAAGTGCTCAGGAAAATACAGAGGAGTTTCAAGAACTTAATGTTCCTGCTGAGGAACTTGTAAATGGAATCCATATTGAACCATTGAGCTCAGGAATATTGTGCTCTCAAGTAGACAGTTCTCATAAGAGTTCTTCTAAAAGAGCCCACAAGTGTGAAGATTCCTTTCGTAATTTTCACTCATCATTtaaaagacagctgaaatctaAGAGAGTAAAACTTAATTCTTGTCCAGCTGGTCCTGGGATGAGAGTGGATCAAGAGAGGATGACGGAGTTCaagaaacttcaaaagaaattaacacCACTTAAGAGTTGCTGCTGCAAAAATCAAAAGTACAATGTTTTGGTCACAATTATACATCCTTGCCATATCAAAGAAATACAGGTGAAGACTAGACCAAAATCTTCATGTAAAGTTCCTGTAGCAACAGTTGTAGTTATTGACCAGTCAGAAATTGAGAGAAAGGTGGTGCTGTGGCGTGGTGCTGCATTTTGGTCACTCACTGTGTTTCCTGGGGATATTGTACTGCTTACAG atatAATAATGTATGAGAATCTTTGGTGCGGAGAAGTCATGATGCAGTCTACATTTACCAGTCAGTTACTGAATCTGGGGAACTGCTCAGCCCTCAATCCAGAAGAAT tTTATCCCATAGTAGGTTGTGGTGTTCTCCGTGGCTTACTGGCATACATAGCATCAGAATTTCCACACTTCAAAGACATTCCACGAAGACAAGTTCAGAGGCTGGATAGTATTCAGTATATGCAGCTGGACCAGCTCCAGCCAAATACAGTGGTTCACTCAATCTTGAAAATTATCAACATTGCCATATTAACAG atcACATATGGGACTTTAAATACCTTCTGGTGCAACATAGTTCTGTCTCAGGTGATTTTGAACTGCACACAACTCCATGGTCATCGTGTGAGTGCTTGTTTGATGATGACAAAAGGGCAattgaatttaaagaaaagtttcagaaaagcaaaacatccCTCATGCAGGTGACGAAGCTCTCAGCACATTTGGAGGAGAAGTGCTCAG GAGTGATTCAAGTGAAAGCCCATATCTTAGAACTGAAGTTTACTGTTTCAACTGGTCAGTACAAGCAGCTCATCTTTCGTGCTGACACTTCACTGGAGTGTGTTTTGGCTTCTCTGCCTATGATTACATATTCAGGTTGTGCTAAATGTGGTTTGGAACTACAGGCAGATGAGAACATGATCTACAAGCAATGTATTAGATGTTTGCCATACAACAAAGTAAAAACTTTCTACAg ACCTGCTTTGATGACAGTAGAAGATGGAGGATATGAAATCTATGTTCATGTGGTGTCTGAGCTGATGGAAAAAATCTTCCTCAATATTCCTGCAGACTGGCTGAAGAGATTAGTAG TGCCCTCCTCAGATATAACCTATGGCACAGTAATAGCAGATCTGTGTCATTTGCTGCTAGCAGATACAGAAGCATCCTATTTGTTGGAAATTAGGAGCCATTTTGTGCTAGATGAAAACAGCTATCCTTTGCAAAAGGATTTCCATCTGCTAAATTTTCATCCTGATCTTTGA
- the SHLD2 gene encoding shieldin complex subunit 2 isoform X4 → MFTVVPIAQTTLFKVKLTQQSKMSKRPQIHIFVGAPSIPSPPEVSEQSRSAHAAEKWRELHCLFDTHGLFSERVKGADHLVFQAETAVPTNNDSSQQSEQGRLMVAKEYLTSLEPVTVTCTSTPKKSESCIYSDCQISTVRCTDANVNQAADQHLPQKFAELARQDKISHGCCSNLTERKGGHLEVNSSDISDLVASTKQISIHLRSMGQGVQSDCRSEHLSQYLDMFFPQNQESKPKGEPSDCPDFAVSTDTEFRSIMTSSQMAVFAQDRNEMQKRVIKLLETEVGKKTDERRYDHFQLDSDVGTCLNVAENEYKEECTSSPELFISEGDGKNICLEAAKQEGSAQENTEEFQELNVPAEELVNGIHIEPLSSGILCSQVDSSHKSSSKRAHKCEDSFRNFHSSFKRQLKSKRVKLNSCPAGPGMRVDQERMTEFKKLQKKLTPLKSCCCKNQKYNVLVTIIHPCHIKEIQVKTRPKSSCKVPVATVVVIDQSEIERKVVLWRGAAFWSLTVFPGDIVLLTDIIMYENLWCGEVMMQSTFTSQLLNLGNCSALNPEEFYPIVGCGVLRGLLAYIASEFPHFKDIPRRQVQRLDSIQYMQLDQLQPNTVVHSILKIINIAILTESVYSYRGGIQRKIILTVEQNRDQHYRMVLWGAGAAWYPQLQRKKDHIWDFKYLLVQHSSVSGDFELHTTPWSSCECLFDDDKRAIEFKEKFQKSKTSLMQVTKLSAHLEEKCSGVIQVKAHILELKFTVSTGQYKQLIFRADTSLECVLASLPMITYSGCAKCGLELQADENMIYKQCIRCLPYNKVKTFYRPALMTVEDGGYEIYVHVVSELMEKIFLNIPADWLKRLCPPQI, encoded by the exons ATGTTTACTGTTGTGCCTATTGCACAAACCACATTGTTTAAAGTCAAACTTACACAGCAATCCAAAATGTCAAAAAGACCTCAAATTCATATCTTTGTGGGAGCACCCAGTATTCCAAGCCCGCCGGAAGTGTCAGAACAAAGTAGATCAGCACATGCTGCTGAAAAATGGAGAGAACTCCATTGTTTGTTTGATACACATGgtcttttttctgaaagagttAAAGGTGCTGACCACTTAGTGTTTCAGGCAGAAACAGCAGTTCCTACAAACAATGACAGCTCTCAGCAGTCTGAACAGGGGAGATTAATGGTAGCAAAAGAATATTTGACATCTCTTGAACCTGTGACAGTAACTTGTACCAGCACACCTAAAAAGAGCGAAAGTTGCATTTATTCTGATTGTCAGATATCTACAGTTAGATGCACAGATGCAAATGTCAATCAGGCTGCAGATCAACACCTTCCACAAAAATTTGCAGAATTAGCTAGACAAGATAAAATATCACATGGCTGTTGTTCAAAcctcactgaaagaaaaggtggTCATTTAGAAGTTAACAGCTCTGACATTTCCGATTTGGTTGCCAGTACTAAGCAGATCAGCATACATCTAAGGTCTATGGGACAAGGTGTTCAGTCAGATTGTAGAAGTGAACACCTAAGCCAATATTTGGATATGttcttcccccaaaatcaaGAGTCAAAACCAAAAGGAGAACCAAGTGATTGTCCAGACTTTGCAGTGTCGACAGATACTGAATTTCGTAGTATAATGACTTCAAGTCAGATGGCTGTTTTTGCACAGGATCGGAATGAGATGCAGAAGCGAGTCATAAAACTACTGGAAACGGAAGTAGGcaaaaaaacagatgaaaggcGGTATGATCACTTCCAACTTGATTCTGATGTTGGAACATGTCTCAATGTAGCTGAAAatgaatataaggaagaatgTACAAGTTCCCCTgaacttttcatttctgaggGTGATGGGAAAAACATTTGCTTGGAAGCTGCAAAACAAGAAGGAAGTGCTCAGGAAAATACAGAGGAGTTTCAAGAACTTAATGTTCCTGCTGAGGAACTTGTAAATGGAATCCATATTGAACCATTGAGCTCAGGAATATTGTGCTCTCAAGTAGACAGTTCTCATAAGAGTTCTTCTAAAAGAGCCCACAAGTGTGAAGATTCCTTTCGTAATTTTCACTCATCATTtaaaagacagctgaaatctaAGAGAGTAAAACTTAATTCTTGTCCAGCTGGTCCTGGGATGAGAGTGGATCAAGAGAGGATGACGGAGTTCaagaaacttcaaaagaaattaacacCACTTAAGAGTTGCTGCTGCAAAAATCAAAAGTACAATGTTTTGGTCACAATTATACATCCTTGCCATATCAAAGAAATACAGGTGAAGACTAGACCAAAATCTTCATGTAAAGTTCCTGTAGCAACAGTTGTAGTTATTGACCAGTCAGAAATTGAGAGAAAGGTGGTGCTGTGGCGTGGTGCTGCATTTTGGTCACTCACTGTGTTTCCTGGGGATATTGTACTGCTTACAG atatAATAATGTATGAGAATCTTTGGTGCGGAGAAGTCATGATGCAGTCTACATTTACCAGTCAGTTACTGAATCTGGGGAACTGCTCAGCCCTCAATCCAGAAGAAT tTTATCCCATAGTAGGTTGTGGTGTTCTCCGTGGCTTACTGGCATACATAGCATCAGAATTTCCACACTTCAAAGACATTCCACGAAGACAAGTTCAGAGGCTGGATAGTATTCAGTATATGCAGCTGGACCAGCTCCAGCCAAATACAGTGGTTCACTCAATCTTGAAAATTATCAACATTGCCATATTAACAG AATCAGTGTATAGCTACAGAGGTGGCatccaaagaaaaattattctaacAGTAGAACAGAACAGAGATCAACACTATAGGAtggtgctgtggggagcaggggctgcctggTACCCTcaacttcaaaggaaaaaag atcACATATGGGACTTTAAATACCTTCTGGTGCAACATAGTTCTGTCTCAGGTGATTTTGAACTGCACACAACTCCATGGTCATCGTGTGAGTGCTTGTTTGATGATGACAAAAGGGCAattgaatttaaagaaaagtttcagaaaagcaaaacatccCTCATGCAGGTGACGAAGCTCTCAGCACATTTGGAGGAGAAGTGCTCAG GAGTGATTCAAGTGAAAGCCCATATCTTAGAACTGAAGTTTACTGTTTCAACTGGTCAGTACAAGCAGCTCATCTTTCGTGCTGACACTTCACTGGAGTGTGTTTTGGCTTCTCTGCCTATGATTACATATTCAGGTTGTGCTAAATGTGGTTTGGAACTACAGGCAGATGAGAACATGATCTACAAGCAATGTATTAGATGTTTGCCATACAACAAAGTAAAAACTTTCTACAg ACCTGCTTTGATGACAGTAGAAGATGGAGGATATGAAATCTATGTTCATGTGGTGTCTGAGCTGATGGAAAAAATCTTCCTCAATATTCCTGCAGACTGGCTGAAGAGATTA TGCCCTCCTCAGATATAA